Proteins from one Nodularia sp. LEGE 06071 genomic window:
- a CDS encoding DUF3007 family protein, with protein MRRIDAIGIGLGVFIAGGLGYVGLQLVGLDGQQAGIWSQVLLVSGLLGWLASYIFRAVGNKMTYHEQREQYEQAFLQQRLDELTPEELAKIQAEIAQESQSQV; from the coding sequence ATGCGACGCATTGACGCTATTGGAATTGGCTTGGGTGTTTTTATTGCTGGTGGTTTGGGATATGTAGGATTACAGCTAGTGGGTTTAGATGGTCAACAAGCTGGAATCTGGAGCCAAGTCTTACTGGTGAGTGGCTTGCTTGGCTGGTTAGCTTCTTACATATTCCGCGCGGTGGGAAATAAAATGACCTACCATGAACAACGCGAACAATATGAACAAGCCTTTCTCCAACAACGGCTGGATGAACTTACTCCCGAAGAACTAGCAAAAATTCAGGCAGAAATCGCACAAGAATCACAAAGTCAAGTGTAA
- the trpA gene encoding tryptophan synthase subunit alpha — protein sequence MTAISDCFNTLGRNRECALIPFITAGDPDLATTAAALQVLDTHGADIIELGVPYSDPLADGPVIQAAATRALQRGTKLEQVLEMLQATTPSLRSPIILFTYYNPILYRGVDKFLEQIAAAGVSGLVVPDLPLEEAAGLLKPASEMGIDLTLLVAPTSSAQRIEAIARSSQGFIYLVSVTGVTGMRTQMESRVSDLLQQVRSFTDKPIGVGFGISEAAQARQVKEWGADAAIVGSAFVNRLAEGTPEQGLKAIAEFCQSLKDAIKTTDSSTNA from the coding sequence ATGACCGCGATTTCTGATTGCTTTAACACCTTGGGACGAAATCGAGAGTGCGCTTTGATTCCGTTTATTACTGCTGGAGATCCAGATTTAGCGACAACAGCAGCAGCATTGCAAGTTCTGGATACTCATGGAGCAGATATTATTGAACTCGGTGTGCCTTATTCCGATCCTCTCGCAGATGGACCAGTGATTCAAGCGGCTGCTACCCGCGCTTTGCAACGAGGGACAAAATTGGAACAGGTGTTGGAAATGCTGCAAGCTACTACTCCGAGTTTGCGATCGCCGATTATCCTGTTTACTTACTACAATCCCATTTTGTACCGGGGCGTTGACAAGTTTCTGGAACAAATTGCGGCAGCTGGGGTATCAGGCTTAGTAGTCCCGGATTTGCCTCTAGAGGAAGCAGCAGGCTTGCTCAAACCAGCTAGTGAAATGGGGATAGACTTAACTTTGTTAGTGGCTCCTACCAGCTCGGCCCAACGGATAGAAGCGATCGCTCGTTCTTCCCAAGGATTTATTTATTTGGTCAGTGTCACTGGTGTCACCGGGATGCGGACTCAAATGGAATCACGAGTATCAGATTTACTTCAGCAAGTTCGTAGTTTTACAGATAAACCCATCGGAGTCGGCTTTGGCATCTCCGAAGCTGCACAAGCTCGTCAAGTCAAAGAATGGGGAGCAGATGCGGCAATTGTGGGTAGTGCCTTTGTCAACCGTCTAGCAGAGGGTACACCAGAGCAAGGACTAAAAGCGATCGCTGAATTTTGTCAAAGTCTCAAGGATGCCATTAAGACAACTGACAGCAGCACAAATGCTTAA
- the ndhL gene encoding NAD(P)H-quinone oxidoreductase subunit L — MIVALLYLALAGAYLLAIPVAVMLYLKQRWYVASSIERTVMYFMVFFFLPGLLVLSPFVNLRPRPRQIEV, encoded by the coding sequence ATGATTGTAGCCCTGCTGTATCTGGCTCTGGCTGGAGCTTACCTGTTAGCAATCCCTGTTGCTGTGATGCTGTACCTCAAGCAGCGCTGGTATGTAGCTAGCTCCATTGAGCGGACTGTGATGTATTTTATGGTGTTTTTCTTCTTGCCTGGGTTGTTAGTTTTATCACCTTTTGTGAATCTTCGACCCCGGCCGCGACAAATTGAAGTGTAA